In a single window of the Prinia subflava isolate CZ2003 ecotype Zambia chromosome 3, Cam_Psub_1.2, whole genome shotgun sequence genome:
- the SUPT20H gene encoding transcription factor SPT20 homolog isoform X5: MASTTMQQALELALDRAEYIIESARQRPPKRKYLSSGRKSVFQKLYDLYIEECEKEPEIKKLRRNVNLLEKLVMQETLSCLVVNLYPGNEGYSLMLRGKNGSDSETIRLPYEEGELLEYLDAEELPPILVDLLEKSQVNIFHCGCVIAEIRDYRQSGNMKSPTYQSKHILLRPTMQTLICDVHSITSDNHKWTQEDKLLLESQLILATAEPLCLDPSIAVTCTTNRLLYNKQKMNTRPMKRCFKRYSRSSLNRQQEVAHYSTPPQLRLLDYLQKRKERKAAQQYDLKISKAGNCVDMWKQNPCYLTAPSEVDVEKYAKVEKSIKSDDSQPTVWPAHEMKDDYVFECEVGNQLQKTKLTIFQSLGNPLYYGKIQTLKGDEENDNLLTPSQFLIGSKTDAERVVNQYQELVQNEAKCTVKMFHNSSGSVSHLSPGKEMEPESVSGSVQSSVLGKGVKHRPPPIKLPSSSGSSSSGNIFSSQQSSGHLKSPTPPPPSKPAGLSRKQSMDLNQVSMLSPAAMSPASSSQRSGTPKPSTPTPTNTPSSTPHPPDAQSSTPITPSATPTPQDSGFTPQPTLLTPFAQQQMSLSQALPVMTIPLSTMVTSITTGTASTQVMANPAGLNFINVVGSVCGAQSLMSGSNPMLGCNTGAIAPAGINLSGILPPGGLVPSALPAAMQSASQAGSPFGLKNTSNLRPLNLLQGSDQGPSNQDQALSAQQAAVINLTGVGNFMQPQATAVTILAASNGYGSGSSTSSSPASSTAFRQPHKK; the protein is encoded by the exons ATGGCTTCAACTACAATG CAACAAGCTTTAGAACTGGCATTGGATCGTGCTGAG TATATCATTGAAAGTGCCCGTCAGCGACCtcctaaaagaaaatatttatccaGCGGAAG aaaatctgtatttcaaaaACTTTATGATTTATATATtgaagaatgtgaaaaagagCCTGAGATAAAG AAGCTGAGGCGAAATGTGAATTTACTTGAGAAGCTGGTTATGCAGGAGACATTGTCATGTCTGGTGGTAAACCTCTATCCAGGAAATGAGGGTTATTCACTGAtgctcaggggaaaaaatggttcag ATTCTGAGACCATTCGTCTGCCTTATGAGGAAGGAGAGCTGCTTGAATATTTGGATGCAGAGGAACTACCACCTATTTTGGTTGATCTTTTGGAAAAATCTCAG GTTAATATTTTCCATTGTGGATGTGTCATAGCAGAAATACGTGACTATAGGCAGTCTGGTAACATGAAATCTCCAACCTACCAAAGCAAGCACATTCTTTTGCGACCTACAATGCAG acttTAATTTGTGATGTGCATTCTATAACAAGTGACAACCACAAATGGACACAG GAGGACAAACTCCTACTTGAGAGCCAACTTATTTTGGCTACAGCAGAGCCTTTGTGTCTTGATCCTTCAATAGCAGTGACCTGTACTACAAACAGACTCCTGTACAACAAGCAGAAGATGAACACTCGCCCCATGAAACG GTGCTTCAAAAGGTACTCAAGGTCCTCTCTGAACAGACAGCAAGAAGTAGCTCACTACTCAACTCCACCTCAGCTCAGACTACTTGACTACTtacagaaaaggaaggagaggaaagcagCCCAGCAGTATGACCTCAAAATTTCAAAAGCTGGAAAT tgcGTAGATATGTGGAAACAGAACCCTTGCTACTTGACTGCTCCTTCTGAAGTAGAT GTGGAAAAATATGCCAAAGTGGAAAAGTCTATCAAGTCTGATGACTCACAACCAACTGTCTGGCCAGCACAC GAAATGAAGGATGATTATGTGTTTGAATGTGAAGTTGGTAATCagcttcagaaaacaaaactgaccATTTTTCAGTCTCTTGGCAATCCTTTGTACTATGGTAAAATTCAGACACTCAAAGGCGATGAGGAAAATGACAACCTATTAACTCCGTCACA GTTCCTTATTGGTTCGAAGACTGATGCTGAAAG GGTGGTGAACCAGTACCAGGAATTAGTGCAAAATGAAGCTAAATGTACTGTGAAAATGTTTCATAATTCAAGTGGATCAGTCAGTCATCTTTCtccagggaaggaaatggaa ccaGAAAGTGTATCAGGCTCTGTTCAGTCTTCAGTACTGGGGAAAGGTGTAAAACACCGACCTCCTCCTATCAAATTACCTTCAAGTTCAGGAAGTAGCTCTTCAG GTAATATTTTTAGTTCACAACAGTCAAGTGGCCATCTAAAATCCCCAactccacctcctccttctAAGCCTGCTGGTCTTTCTCGGAAACAATCCATGGATCTTAATCAAGTTAGCATGCTCTCTCCAGCTGCCATGTCTCCTGCGAGCTCTTCACAAA GGTCTGGAACTCCTAAACCATCTACTCCTACTCCAACCAACACCCCTTCATCGACCCCACACCCTCCTGATGCTCAGAGCTCAACTCCTATTACCCCTTCTGCCACCCCTACTCCCCAAGATTCAGGCTTCACCCCTCAGCCCACTTTGTTAACCCCGTTTGCTCAGCAGCAAATGTCTCTGAGCCAGGCACTGCCTGTAATGACCATTCCTCTTTCCACCATGGTAACGTCCATTACTACAGGAACAGCCTCCACCCAGGTCATGGCAAACCCTGCAGGACTTAACTTCATCAATGTAGTGGGCTCTGTGTG TGGAGCACAGTCACTGATGAGTGGTTCAAACCCTATGTTGGGGTGCAACACTGGTGCCATAGCCCCTGCAGGTATAAATCTGAGTGGCATTTTACCCCCAGGAGGTCTGGTACCAAGTGCGCTGCCCGCTGCAATGCAATCTGCCTCTCAAGCAG GCAGCCCATTTGGtttgaaaaatacatcaaaTCTTCGGCCCTTAAATCTTCTACAG GGGTCTGACCAAGGTCCATCCAATCAAGATCAGGCATTATCTGCCCAACAAGCTGCTGTAATTAACCTGACTGGAGTAGGGAATTTTATGCAACCTCAAGCCACAG CAGTTACGATTCTTGCAGCATCAAATGGCTatggcagcggcagcagcacaagcagctcACCTGCATCATCAACAGCATTCAGGCAGCCACacaaaaagtaa
- the SUPT20H gene encoding transcription factor SPT20 homolog isoform X3 — protein MASTTMQQALELALDRAEYIIESARQRPPKRKYLSSGRKSVFQKLYDLYIEECEKEPEIKQKLRRNVNLLEKLVMQETLSCLVVNLYPGNEGYSLMLRGKNGSDSETIRLPYEEGELLEYLDAEELPPILVDLLEKSQVNIFHCGCVIAEIRDYRQSGNMKSPTYQSKHILLRPTMQTLICDVHSITSDNHKWTQEDKLLLESQLILATAEPLCLDPSIAVTCTTNRLLYNKQKMNTRPMKRCFKRYSRSSLNRQQEVAHYSTPPQLRLLDYLQKRKERKAAQQYDLKISKAGNCVDMWKQNPCYLTAPSEVDVEKYAKVEKSIKSDDSQPTVWPAHEMKDDYVFECEVGNQLQKTKLTIFQSLGNPLYYGKIQTLKGDEENDNLLTPSQFLIGSKTDAERVVNQYQELVQNEAKCTVKMFHNSSGSVSHLSPGKEMEPESVSGSVQSSVLGKGVKHRPPPIKLPSSSGSSSSGNIFSSQQSSGHLKSPTPPPPSKPAGLSRKQSMDLNQVSMLSPAAMSPASSSQRSGTPKPSTPTPTNTPSSTPHPPDAQSSTPITPSATPTPQDSGFTPQPTLLTPFAQQQMSLSQALPVMTIPLSTMVTSITTGTASTQVMANPAGLNFINVVGSVCGAQSLMSGSNPMLGCNTGAIAPAGINLSGILPPGGLVPSALPAAMQSASQAGSPFGLKNTSNLRPLNLLQGSDQGPSNQDQALSAQQAAVINLTGVGNFMQPQATAVTILAASNGYGSGSSTSSSPASSTAFRQPHKK, from the exons ATGGCTTCAACTACAATG CAACAAGCTTTAGAACTGGCATTGGATCGTGCTGAG TATATCATTGAAAGTGCCCGTCAGCGACCtcctaaaagaaaatatttatccaGCGGAAG aaaatctgtatttcaaaaACTTTATGATTTATATATtgaagaatgtgaaaaagagCCTGAGATAAAG CAGAAGCTGAGGCGAAATGTGAATTTACTTGAGAAGCTGGTTATGCAGGAGACATTGTCATGTCTGGTGGTAAACCTCTATCCAGGAAATGAGGGTTATTCACTGAtgctcaggggaaaaaatggttcag ATTCTGAGACCATTCGTCTGCCTTATGAGGAAGGAGAGCTGCTTGAATATTTGGATGCAGAGGAACTACCACCTATTTTGGTTGATCTTTTGGAAAAATCTCAG GTTAATATTTTCCATTGTGGATGTGTCATAGCAGAAATACGTGACTATAGGCAGTCTGGTAACATGAAATCTCCAACCTACCAAAGCAAGCACATTCTTTTGCGACCTACAATGCAG acttTAATTTGTGATGTGCATTCTATAACAAGTGACAACCACAAATGGACACAG GAGGACAAACTCCTACTTGAGAGCCAACTTATTTTGGCTACAGCAGAGCCTTTGTGTCTTGATCCTTCAATAGCAGTGACCTGTACTACAAACAGACTCCTGTACAACAAGCAGAAGATGAACACTCGCCCCATGAAACG GTGCTTCAAAAGGTACTCAAGGTCCTCTCTGAACAGACAGCAAGAAGTAGCTCACTACTCAACTCCACCTCAGCTCAGACTACTTGACTACTtacagaaaaggaaggagaggaaagcagCCCAGCAGTATGACCTCAAAATTTCAAAAGCTGGAAAT tgcGTAGATATGTGGAAACAGAACCCTTGCTACTTGACTGCTCCTTCTGAAGTAGAT GTGGAAAAATATGCCAAAGTGGAAAAGTCTATCAAGTCTGATGACTCACAACCAACTGTCTGGCCAGCACAC GAAATGAAGGATGATTATGTGTTTGAATGTGAAGTTGGTAATCagcttcagaaaacaaaactgaccATTTTTCAGTCTCTTGGCAATCCTTTGTACTATGGTAAAATTCAGACACTCAAAGGCGATGAGGAAAATGACAACCTATTAACTCCGTCACA GTTCCTTATTGGTTCGAAGACTGATGCTGAAAG GGTGGTGAACCAGTACCAGGAATTAGTGCAAAATGAAGCTAAATGTACTGTGAAAATGTTTCATAATTCAAGTGGATCAGTCAGTCATCTTTCtccagggaaggaaatggaa ccaGAAAGTGTATCAGGCTCTGTTCAGTCTTCAGTACTGGGGAAAGGTGTAAAACACCGACCTCCTCCTATCAAATTACCTTCAAGTTCAGGAAGTAGCTCTTCAG GTAATATTTTTAGTTCACAACAGTCAAGTGGCCATCTAAAATCCCCAactccacctcctccttctAAGCCTGCTGGTCTTTCTCGGAAACAATCCATGGATCTTAATCAAGTTAGCATGCTCTCTCCAGCTGCCATGTCTCCTGCGAGCTCTTCACAAA GGTCTGGAACTCCTAAACCATCTACTCCTACTCCAACCAACACCCCTTCATCGACCCCACACCCTCCTGATGCTCAGAGCTCAACTCCTATTACCCCTTCTGCCACCCCTACTCCCCAAGATTCAGGCTTCACCCCTCAGCCCACTTTGTTAACCCCGTTTGCTCAGCAGCAAATGTCTCTGAGCCAGGCACTGCCTGTAATGACCATTCCTCTTTCCACCATGGTAACGTCCATTACTACAGGAACAGCCTCCACCCAGGTCATGGCAAACCCTGCAGGACTTAACTTCATCAATGTAGTGGGCTCTGTGTG TGGAGCACAGTCACTGATGAGTGGTTCAAACCCTATGTTGGGGTGCAACACTGGTGCCATAGCCCCTGCAGGTATAAATCTGAGTGGCATTTTACCCCCAGGAGGTCTGGTACCAAGTGCGCTGCCCGCTGCAATGCAATCTGCCTCTCAAGCAG GCAGCCCATTTGGtttgaaaaatacatcaaaTCTTCGGCCCTTAAATCTTCTACAG GGGTCTGACCAAGGTCCATCCAATCAAGATCAGGCATTATCTGCCCAACAAGCTGCTGTAATTAACCTGACTGGAGTAGGGAATTTTATGCAACCTCAAGCCACAG CAGTTACGATTCTTGCAGCATCAAATGGCTatggcagcggcagcagcacaagcagctcACCTGCATCATCAACAGCATTCAGGCAGCCACacaaaaagtaa
- the SUPT20H gene encoding transcription factor SPT20 homolog isoform X1 codes for MASTTMQQALELALDRAEYIIESARQRPPKRKYLSSGRKSVFQKLYDLYIEECEKEPEIKQKLRRNVNLLEKLVMQETLSCLVVNLYPGNEGYSLMLRGKNGSDSETIRLPYEEGELLEYLDAEELPPILVDLLEKSQVNIFHCGCVIAEIRDYRQSGNMKSPTYQSKHILLRPTMQTLICDVHSITSDNHKWTQEDKLLLESQLILATAEPLCLDPSIAVTCTTNRLLYNKQKMNTRPMKRCFKRYSRSSLNRQQEVAHYSTPPQLRLLDYLQKRKERKAAQQYDLKISKAGNCVDMWKQNPCYLTAPSEVDVEKYAKVEKSIKSDDSQPTVWPAHEMKDDYVFECEVGNQLQKTKLTIFQSLGNPLYYGKIQTLKGDEENDNLLTPSQFLIGSKTDAERVVNQYQELVQNEAKCTVKMFHNSSGSVSHLSPGKEMEQPESVSGSVQSSVLGKGVKHRPPPIKLPSSSGSSSSGNIFSSQQSSGHLKSPTPPPPSKPAGLSRKQSMDLNQVSMLSPAAMSPASSSQRSGTPKPSTPTPTNTPSSTPHPPDAQSSTPITPSATPTPQDSGFTPQPTLLTPFAQQQMSLSQALPVMTIPLSTMVTSITTGTASTQVMANPAGLNFINVVGSVCGAQSLMSGSNPMLGCNTGAIAPAGINLSGILPPGGLVPSALPAAMQSASQAGSPFGLKNTSNLRPLNLLQGSDQGPSNQDQALSAQQAAVINLTGVGNFMQPQATAVTILAASNGYGSGSSTSSSPASSTAFRQPHKK; via the exons ATGGCTTCAACTACAATG CAACAAGCTTTAGAACTGGCATTGGATCGTGCTGAG TATATCATTGAAAGTGCCCGTCAGCGACCtcctaaaagaaaatatttatccaGCGGAAG aaaatctgtatttcaaaaACTTTATGATTTATATATtgaagaatgtgaaaaagagCCTGAGATAAAG CAGAAGCTGAGGCGAAATGTGAATTTACTTGAGAAGCTGGTTATGCAGGAGACATTGTCATGTCTGGTGGTAAACCTCTATCCAGGAAATGAGGGTTATTCACTGAtgctcaggggaaaaaatggttcag ATTCTGAGACCATTCGTCTGCCTTATGAGGAAGGAGAGCTGCTTGAATATTTGGATGCAGAGGAACTACCACCTATTTTGGTTGATCTTTTGGAAAAATCTCAG GTTAATATTTTCCATTGTGGATGTGTCATAGCAGAAATACGTGACTATAGGCAGTCTGGTAACATGAAATCTCCAACCTACCAAAGCAAGCACATTCTTTTGCGACCTACAATGCAG acttTAATTTGTGATGTGCATTCTATAACAAGTGACAACCACAAATGGACACAG GAGGACAAACTCCTACTTGAGAGCCAACTTATTTTGGCTACAGCAGAGCCTTTGTGTCTTGATCCTTCAATAGCAGTGACCTGTACTACAAACAGACTCCTGTACAACAAGCAGAAGATGAACACTCGCCCCATGAAACG GTGCTTCAAAAGGTACTCAAGGTCCTCTCTGAACAGACAGCAAGAAGTAGCTCACTACTCAACTCCACCTCAGCTCAGACTACTTGACTACTtacagaaaaggaaggagaggaaagcagCCCAGCAGTATGACCTCAAAATTTCAAAAGCTGGAAAT tgcGTAGATATGTGGAAACAGAACCCTTGCTACTTGACTGCTCCTTCTGAAGTAGAT GTGGAAAAATATGCCAAAGTGGAAAAGTCTATCAAGTCTGATGACTCACAACCAACTGTCTGGCCAGCACAC GAAATGAAGGATGATTATGTGTTTGAATGTGAAGTTGGTAATCagcttcagaaaacaaaactgaccATTTTTCAGTCTCTTGGCAATCCTTTGTACTATGGTAAAATTCAGACACTCAAAGGCGATGAGGAAAATGACAACCTATTAACTCCGTCACA GTTCCTTATTGGTTCGAAGACTGATGCTGAAAG GGTGGTGAACCAGTACCAGGAATTAGTGCAAAATGAAGCTAAATGTACTGTGAAAATGTTTCATAATTCAAGTGGATCAGTCAGTCATCTTTCtccagggaaggaaatggaa cagccaGAAAGTGTATCAGGCTCTGTTCAGTCTTCAGTACTGGGGAAAGGTGTAAAACACCGACCTCCTCCTATCAAATTACCTTCAAGTTCAGGAAGTAGCTCTTCAG GTAATATTTTTAGTTCACAACAGTCAAGTGGCCATCTAAAATCCCCAactccacctcctccttctAAGCCTGCTGGTCTTTCTCGGAAACAATCCATGGATCTTAATCAAGTTAGCATGCTCTCTCCAGCTGCCATGTCTCCTGCGAGCTCTTCACAAA GGTCTGGAACTCCTAAACCATCTACTCCTACTCCAACCAACACCCCTTCATCGACCCCACACCCTCCTGATGCTCAGAGCTCAACTCCTATTACCCCTTCTGCCACCCCTACTCCCCAAGATTCAGGCTTCACCCCTCAGCCCACTTTGTTAACCCCGTTTGCTCAGCAGCAAATGTCTCTGAGCCAGGCACTGCCTGTAATGACCATTCCTCTTTCCACCATGGTAACGTCCATTACTACAGGAACAGCCTCCACCCAGGTCATGGCAAACCCTGCAGGACTTAACTTCATCAATGTAGTGGGCTCTGTGTG TGGAGCACAGTCACTGATGAGTGGTTCAAACCCTATGTTGGGGTGCAACACTGGTGCCATAGCCCCTGCAGGTATAAATCTGAGTGGCATTTTACCCCCAGGAGGTCTGGTACCAAGTGCGCTGCCCGCTGCAATGCAATCTGCCTCTCAAGCAG GCAGCCCATTTGGtttgaaaaatacatcaaaTCTTCGGCCCTTAAATCTTCTACAG GGGTCTGACCAAGGTCCATCCAATCAAGATCAGGCATTATCTGCCCAACAAGCTGCTGTAATTAACCTGACTGGAGTAGGGAATTTTATGCAACCTCAAGCCACAG CAGTTACGATTCTTGCAGCATCAAATGGCTatggcagcggcagcagcacaagcagctcACCTGCATCATCAACAGCATTCAGGCAGCCACacaaaaagtaa
- the SUPT20H gene encoding transcription factor SPT20 homolog isoform X2, with amino-acid sequence MASTTMQQALELALDRAEYIIESARQRPPKRKYLSSGRKSVFQKLYDLYIEECEKEPEIKKLRRNVNLLEKLVMQETLSCLVVNLYPGNEGYSLMLRGKNGSDSETIRLPYEEGELLEYLDAEELPPILVDLLEKSQVNIFHCGCVIAEIRDYRQSGNMKSPTYQSKHILLRPTMQTLICDVHSITSDNHKWTQEDKLLLESQLILATAEPLCLDPSIAVTCTTNRLLYNKQKMNTRPMKRCFKRYSRSSLNRQQEVAHYSTPPQLRLLDYLQKRKERKAAQQYDLKISKAGNCVDMWKQNPCYLTAPSEVDVEKYAKVEKSIKSDDSQPTVWPAHEMKDDYVFECEVGNQLQKTKLTIFQSLGNPLYYGKIQTLKGDEENDNLLTPSQFLIGSKTDAERVVNQYQELVQNEAKCTVKMFHNSSGSVSHLSPGKEMEQPESVSGSVQSSVLGKGVKHRPPPIKLPSSSGSSSSGNIFSSQQSSGHLKSPTPPPPSKPAGLSRKQSMDLNQVSMLSPAAMSPASSSQRSGTPKPSTPTPTNTPSSTPHPPDAQSSTPITPSATPTPQDSGFTPQPTLLTPFAQQQMSLSQALPVMTIPLSTMVTSITTGTASTQVMANPAGLNFINVVGSVCGAQSLMSGSNPMLGCNTGAIAPAGINLSGILPPGGLVPSALPAAMQSASQAGSPFGLKNTSNLRPLNLLQGSDQGPSNQDQALSAQQAAVINLTGVGNFMQPQATAVTILAASNGYGSGSSTSSSPASSTAFRQPHKK; translated from the exons ATGGCTTCAACTACAATG CAACAAGCTTTAGAACTGGCATTGGATCGTGCTGAG TATATCATTGAAAGTGCCCGTCAGCGACCtcctaaaagaaaatatttatccaGCGGAAG aaaatctgtatttcaaaaACTTTATGATTTATATATtgaagaatgtgaaaaagagCCTGAGATAAAG AAGCTGAGGCGAAATGTGAATTTACTTGAGAAGCTGGTTATGCAGGAGACATTGTCATGTCTGGTGGTAAACCTCTATCCAGGAAATGAGGGTTATTCACTGAtgctcaggggaaaaaatggttcag ATTCTGAGACCATTCGTCTGCCTTATGAGGAAGGAGAGCTGCTTGAATATTTGGATGCAGAGGAACTACCACCTATTTTGGTTGATCTTTTGGAAAAATCTCAG GTTAATATTTTCCATTGTGGATGTGTCATAGCAGAAATACGTGACTATAGGCAGTCTGGTAACATGAAATCTCCAACCTACCAAAGCAAGCACATTCTTTTGCGACCTACAATGCAG acttTAATTTGTGATGTGCATTCTATAACAAGTGACAACCACAAATGGACACAG GAGGACAAACTCCTACTTGAGAGCCAACTTATTTTGGCTACAGCAGAGCCTTTGTGTCTTGATCCTTCAATAGCAGTGACCTGTACTACAAACAGACTCCTGTACAACAAGCAGAAGATGAACACTCGCCCCATGAAACG GTGCTTCAAAAGGTACTCAAGGTCCTCTCTGAACAGACAGCAAGAAGTAGCTCACTACTCAACTCCACCTCAGCTCAGACTACTTGACTACTtacagaaaaggaaggagaggaaagcagCCCAGCAGTATGACCTCAAAATTTCAAAAGCTGGAAAT tgcGTAGATATGTGGAAACAGAACCCTTGCTACTTGACTGCTCCTTCTGAAGTAGAT GTGGAAAAATATGCCAAAGTGGAAAAGTCTATCAAGTCTGATGACTCACAACCAACTGTCTGGCCAGCACAC GAAATGAAGGATGATTATGTGTTTGAATGTGAAGTTGGTAATCagcttcagaaaacaaaactgaccATTTTTCAGTCTCTTGGCAATCCTTTGTACTATGGTAAAATTCAGACACTCAAAGGCGATGAGGAAAATGACAACCTATTAACTCCGTCACA GTTCCTTATTGGTTCGAAGACTGATGCTGAAAG GGTGGTGAACCAGTACCAGGAATTAGTGCAAAATGAAGCTAAATGTACTGTGAAAATGTTTCATAATTCAAGTGGATCAGTCAGTCATCTTTCtccagggaaggaaatggaa cagccaGAAAGTGTATCAGGCTCTGTTCAGTCTTCAGTACTGGGGAAAGGTGTAAAACACCGACCTCCTCCTATCAAATTACCTTCAAGTTCAGGAAGTAGCTCTTCAG GTAATATTTTTAGTTCACAACAGTCAAGTGGCCATCTAAAATCCCCAactccacctcctccttctAAGCCTGCTGGTCTTTCTCGGAAACAATCCATGGATCTTAATCAAGTTAGCATGCTCTCTCCAGCTGCCATGTCTCCTGCGAGCTCTTCACAAA GGTCTGGAACTCCTAAACCATCTACTCCTACTCCAACCAACACCCCTTCATCGACCCCACACCCTCCTGATGCTCAGAGCTCAACTCCTATTACCCCTTCTGCCACCCCTACTCCCCAAGATTCAGGCTTCACCCCTCAGCCCACTTTGTTAACCCCGTTTGCTCAGCAGCAAATGTCTCTGAGCCAGGCACTGCCTGTAATGACCATTCCTCTTTCCACCATGGTAACGTCCATTACTACAGGAACAGCCTCCACCCAGGTCATGGCAAACCCTGCAGGACTTAACTTCATCAATGTAGTGGGCTCTGTGTG TGGAGCACAGTCACTGATGAGTGGTTCAAACCCTATGTTGGGGTGCAACACTGGTGCCATAGCCCCTGCAGGTATAAATCTGAGTGGCATTTTACCCCCAGGAGGTCTGGTACCAAGTGCGCTGCCCGCTGCAATGCAATCTGCCTCTCAAGCAG GCAGCCCATTTGGtttgaaaaatacatcaaaTCTTCGGCCCTTAAATCTTCTACAG GGGTCTGACCAAGGTCCATCCAATCAAGATCAGGCATTATCTGCCCAACAAGCTGCTGTAATTAACCTGACTGGAGTAGGGAATTTTATGCAACCTCAAGCCACAG CAGTTACGATTCTTGCAGCATCAAATGGCTatggcagcggcagcagcacaagcagctcACCTGCATCATCAACAGCATTCAGGCAGCCACacaaaaagtaa